In a single window of the Arthrobacter sp. StoSoilA2 genome:
- a CDS encoding response regulator transcription factor yields MSHILLLTNSTGSSVDILPALELLNHRVHILPAEPTALLETDPTDIVFLDARKDLVGARSLTQLLKATGLSAPLMLILTEGGMAAVSSAWSVDDIVLDSAGPAEVEARIRLAMARAVPGEEETQTEIRAAGVVIDEASYTARVSGQPLNLTFKEFELLKYLAQHPGRVFTRQQLLTEVWGYDYYGGTRTVDVHIRRLRAKLGVDHENLISTVRNVGYRLTLVRLPDDELSEA; encoded by the coding sequence ATGTCGCACATCCTGCTCCTGACGAACAGCACCGGCTCTTCGGTGGACATTCTGCCTGCCCTTGAGCTGCTCAACCACCGTGTTCACATCCTCCCGGCAGAACCGACTGCGCTGCTCGAAACCGACCCCACGGACATCGTCTTCCTGGATGCCCGCAAGGACCTGGTGGGGGCACGCTCCCTGACGCAACTATTGAAGGCCACCGGACTCAGCGCCCCGCTCATGCTGATTCTTACCGAGGGCGGCATGGCAGCCGTTTCCTCTGCATGGTCAGTGGATGACATCGTGCTGGACTCCGCAGGCCCTGCTGAGGTCGAGGCGAGAATCCGTCTGGCCATGGCCCGTGCTGTACCAGGCGAAGAGGAGACCCAGACGGAGATCCGCGCCGCCGGCGTCGTTATCGATGAAGCGAGCTACACCGCCCGGGTCAGCGGCCAACCCCTGAACCTGACGTTCAAGGAATTCGAGCTCCTCAAGTACCTCGCCCAGCACCCCGGACGCGTGTTTACCCGCCAGCAGCTGTTGACCGAAGTCTGGGGCTACGACTACTACGGTGGCACCCGGACGGTAGACGTGCACATCCGACGCCTCCGCGCCAAGCTCGGTGTTGACCACGAGAATCTCATCAGCACGGTCCGCAACGTCGGTTATCGCCTGACCTTGGTCAGGCTCCCGGATGACGAACTCTCGGAAGCGTAG